Part of the Pseudarthrobacter sp. L1SW genome, CGACACGGAGGGCCAGTACTTCCTGGTGTTCCTCGCTGAGTCCGTCCAGCATTGCGGCGGCACCGCCCTGGAGCTCCACGGTGTGTTCTGCGGACGGCGTGGTCCGTGCGTCCTGTTCGGGATCGTAGGGGCTCAGCTGGGGCCGGCGCTCCAGCCGCCGGTAATAATCAACCATCCGCGCATGCGCAATGGAAAAAAGCAGTGACTTGGCGCCCTGGAGCCCGCCGGTGAGAGCGCCGATTTTCGGATAGAAGGCAAGGAACACGTCCTGCGTTACCGCTTCAGGATCGTCCACCCCGCGGGCCCGGAGGTACCCCTGGACGGGGCCGGCGAAGGACCGGTAGGCAGCACCGAACAGCACAGCCGGATCTGTTCCGGCCGTGCCCTCAAATATGTCGGTCTCTTCTTGGGCCAAAGTGCTTAGCACCAGCGGCTCCTCCATCCCGGGGCGCGGCTCACGCCTGTCCCGGTTTCCGGTTCGGACTGCCAGTCTCCATGGTGTTGCCTGCCGTCATTCGGCATCTGGTCCAGGGCAGACCGCCGCGCGTGCGGCTGGCGTTCGTGCAGTCCCGGACTGCTGTACTGCGGGAACGGTGCAAAGCCGTTCCCGCAGTACAGACTAGCGACTGGCCCCTAGCGGACTGAAACGGAAGGGGCGTCCACTACGTTGCCGCCCTCGGCGGGGACAGCGGGGATGGCGGGAACGGCCGGCTCGCCGTCGACGCCGGGAACCGCGGGAACTGCCGGAACAGCAGGCGCCTCGGGAAGTTCAGCATCAACAGCTGCAGACCCCGTGGCGGCGGCGCCGGCCTCGGCGGCGGTGTCAGCCTCGGCAACGACGTCGGCGCAGAAGCTTCCGATGTTCGCCTCGCCTTCAGCGGCGATCACCAGCGAGGAGAAGCCCTCGGCGGAAGCGTCCAGGCCGCCGTTGGTGAAGGCGGTGCACAGGCCCAGGGCTGCGGCGCCGGCGGCATCAACGGCGGTGTTGGCGCCGGCGGAGGCGGAGGCCTGGCCTGACACGTTGCGGTCCGTGACGGTGGCGTCGCCTGCGGCTTCAGCATCGGCGGTGGCAGCAGCGGAGGCCTCGGTGCCGGCGGCGGCGTCAGCGGCGGCCTCGGCGGTTGCCTGTGCGTCCGCGGCAGCTTCTGCTGCGGCCTTCGGCGCCGGTGCGCCGAAAAGGTTGTGGGCGGTCTGCTGTGCCTCGGCGGGGAGGACACCGGAAACGGCGGCGGCGCCGGTTCCGCCGACGGCAATGGTGCCTGCTGCCAGGACTCCGGCGGCTACTTTGCTGGTGGCAAGAACGGTGAACAACGACATAAGAGACTCCAAAAACCTAGACAACACGTTCAATCCGGGCCCTGCTGGCGGACCCATCACCTCCTACATCGCAGGGGACGGCGGAAAGGTTACGGGTGGCCGGAAATTCTTTTTTGGCCCTGCTGCCGTGGGCTGCGCCGGCGGCCGGGCGGCTGGAACCGGGCCGCGCTACGATCGATCCATGCCCACGGATCCGGAAGCGACAAAGAAGGCCGGCACCTGGCGGCTGATGGTGGACAACAACAGGGCGCTGCTTCTGCGGAAGACCGGCAAGGACACTGCGCACTGGGTAGAGCAGGCCCGCGCCGCCGGAATCAAGGACGACGGCGGGCTCCGCACCTGGATGCGGGACAGCTTCGGGGTCACTGGGTACGCCCGGTATGCAGTGTCATGGGAGATGTTCGGCTACCCGGACTTCATGCTGCGGGATGCCGATGAGCTGATCGACGGCCAGTACGCCCACCACCCCCAGTTGCGGCCCATCGCGGATGCCATCCTGGGCTGGGCGTCCGCCACCGAAGGCGTGCAGGTCCAGATGCGGAAGGGCTACGTCTCACTGCACAGCCCGCGGCGCAAGTTTGCCCAGGTCACCCGCACCACCAATACCGCAGTGGACGTGACCCTACGGCTCGACGCCCCGGCCGAAGGCAGGATCCAGGCGGCAAGGGCCCGCGCGGACGACCCCTTCACCCGGAAGGTGCGCCTGACTTCCGCGGACCAAGTGGACGACGAACTGCTGGACATCCTGGTCACGGCGTTGGAACAGAACAGCTGACGGGCCCGGGCACCCTGGCAGATGGCGGCCCGGGCCTGCAATGCCCTTAGGCGTTGGCCATCTCGGTGTCGGCTTCCTCGAACTCCACCGCGGCCACGATCTCCTGGGTCTCCGGGTTAATCATGAAGGCCTCGTCCTCTTCCTCGACCATGAGGAAATCGCCGTGGTCGGTGGAGAAGTGCCACGCCAGGACGCGCTCGCCGTCGTGCATGTAGTTGGGGTCGCCCATGGTGATCTTGAGGAGCTCATACCCCGCGATGCTGCAGAGCTCGCGGATGATGATCTCAAAGTCGGGGGCTTCCTCCAGCGCTTCCGCTTCGGCCTGGGCCTTGCGCTCGGGCAGGTCGGGGATCATTGACACCAGACGCTCGATGTATGCGCCGACCTCTTCGTCGTCGAGCACCAGCAGTTCGCTCTGGCCGCGCAGCCATGCCGCGTTCAGGGCAGTGATGTTCTCGCTCTCCAGCAGTTCCTCGAACTCGCCGTCGAGCTCCTCCATCCGGAGGACGCCGTCGGGCGTGTCCTCGGTGTCATCCAGCCCGCCGTCGAGGTAGTGCTCCTCGTCCTCTTCCGAGAGGTCGTCGAACGCCTCAACTGCCCTGTTGAAAAGGTCCAAGTGGGCGGCGGCGCCCATGCCGGCCATGCCTTCGCGGATCAGCGTGTCCGTTTCGGACCTGTCGACGGCGGTGAACACGTACTGGGCGAAACCACCCTCCAGTGCCTGGGTGAGGTAAAAGTCCACGTAGTAGCTGCGGACGGCCACGGGGGACATCTCCTCGGTCCGGAGCAGGGCAGTGTGCATGGCATCCACGATGCTGACATTGGCCTCCACGACGTCCTCGTCGCTTGAATCGATGCTGCTGCTGGTCAGGACGACGGGCTGCTGGCTGGTGATCATGGCAATCCTCACTGCTGTTTACGGGTGGTGCTGGGTACGTTTTCACGCTACGTCGGGCGGGCCGGCCCTTTGCTGAGGAAGAAATGAACGTCGGGCGAAGTTTGTGGGGCGGCGAAGTTTCCGCCCCGGACGGGAGGGGCCGGAGAGGAGAGGCCGGGCACGCGGGAGCCGCTGGAGTCGCGGCACGCCCCGCCCTGCCGGCGAACTAAGATGGATCAGATAACCACCCACCGGCCGCGGCCCCGCCGCAGCCTGCTGAAAGTAGCGCGCACCATTCCATCCCAACCGGACGAAAGTACGGCACTGGCAATACAAACCCCCGCCATCAACGACCGTTCCCTGGCGGCCGGGCTGGCGTACGCCATGGGCAGCCGTGTCTCGGGCATCTCGTTCGACGCCGCCACCGGGCTCATGCTGGGCAAGGTCCGCGGCGGGGCCGACGTGCCCTACTCCACCACCGCCAAGCTGGTCCGCAAGGGCGGCGGCTGGAGCTGCACCGTGGGCGTGTGCAGCTGCCCGGTCCGGAAGGACTGCAAGCACGTGGCCGCCCTGCTCTTCGCCGCCGAGGACAGCCCCGCCATCCGCGTGCAGCTACTGACGCCGTCAACGTCCGCTCAGGTGTCCCGCAACCCCTCCGGACCGGGCCTCTCCGACTGGGAGCAGGCCCTCAGCCCGCTGATCTCGCAGCCGGGAACCGCCCCCTCCGGCGCCGGTGTTCCGCTGGCGCTCCAATTCGAGGTCGAAGAACCCGCCCCGCATTTCTCCTACACGGGCCGGCGGGATCCGCTCCGCAGCGTCCGCCAGCTCAAGGCCCGCCCGGTCATCATGGGTGCCAAGGGCAAGTGGATCCGCGGCGACGTCTCCTGGACCACGCTGAATTACCTGAACTTCCGGCGCGAGTGCAACCCGGCGCACGTGGAGTGGATGCAGGAGTTCCTGGCCGGCCATTCCGCCGCTGCCGGCCGGACGTACAACTCCTCCGGCTTCTGGCTCGGCCTGAACTCCTATGCCGGCAAGAACCTGTGGAGCCTGCTGGCGGACGCCCGCAAGATCGGCCTCGCCCTGGTTCACTCCCGCGGCAGCGAGCCGGTTCGGCTCGCCGAAGTCCCTGCCGCCGTCGGCCTTAACCTGGGCCGTTACGGAACCCCCGCGACTGAACCCGCTGCGGGAGCCCCTGCCACGGAGCAGGCGTCCGACGGCGGGCTGGAGCTGGCTCCCACTATCACCGTTGAGGGGGCGGAGGTTGATCCTGCGTCGGTGGGTACCATCGGCCGTCCGGCGCACGGGATCTTCTTCACCTCCGGGGAAGCGTCGCTGCCGGGTGTCCCGGACCCGGACGGGACCATCACCCTTGCACCGCTTGAAAGCGGCTTGAGCGAGGAGCTGCTGGCGTTCGTGACGGCGGGCAGCACCCTGCATATTCCGGCCAAGGACGAATCGCGCTTCCTGACAGGTTTCTACCCCAAGCTCAAGCAGACGGCCCGGGTGACTGCCCGGGACGAGTCCGTTGAGCTGCCGGCGCTTGCCGTCCCCACCCTGTCCCTGTTGGCAAACTACGGCGCGGACCACCGGGTGCGGCTGCACTGGGAGTGGCACTACAAAACCGGGACCATGGTCACTGCCCAGCCCCTCTGGCGCCACCCCGGCGACCACGGCTACCGCGACGACGCCGCCGAAGCCCGCATCCTGGAAGGCGTCGGCCAGCCGTGGGACACGGTGCCGGCGCTCGGCGAGTCCGCCACCGACGGCTGGGGCACTCCCCGGCTCGCGGCATCCGCCGAGCTGAAGGGCCTGGACACCCTGGCCTTCACCGAGGAGGTCCTGCCGCGCCTGCGTGAGGCCCCCGACGTAGAGGTGGACACCGTGGGCGAGATCGCGGAGTACCGCGAGGCCGAGGAAGCACCCGTGGTCTCCATCTCCACCAAGGCCACCGAGCAGCGCGACTGGTTCGATCTCGGCATCCAGATCTCGCTGGAGGGCCAGCCCGTCTCCTTCGCCGCCGTGTTCTCCGCCCTGGCCGCCGGGCAGACCAAGATGCTGCTGCCCAGCGGCGCCTACTTCTCCCTGGACCTGCCCGAGCTGCACCAGCTGCGCGCGCTCATCGAGGAAGCCCGCTCGCTGCAGGACAACAAGGATGCGCCGCTGCAGATCAGCCGCTTCCAGGCCGGCCTCTGGGATGAGCTGGCCCAGCTGGGGGTGGTGGACGAGCAGGCGGCCGCGTGGCGGTCCGCGGTGGGCGGCCTGCTGGAGGGTGGCATGGACGGCCTCCCCCTGCCGGACACGCTTAACGCGGACCTGCGCCCGTACCAGCTGGAGGGCTTCAACTGGCTCACCTTCCTGTACCGGCACAGCCTGGGCGGCATCCTCGCGGATGACATGGGCCTGGGCAAGACCGTTCAGGCGCTGGCCCTGATGTGCGCCGCGAAGGAGCTGTCGCTGGCCGCTGCTGGGCAGGATTCCGCGTCCGACGCCGGTGCTCCCTTTTTGGTGGTTGCGCCCACCAGTGTGGTGGGCAACTGGGCCGCGGAGGCGGCGCGCTTTGCGCCCGGCCTGAAGGTCCATGCCGTCAGCGAGACGTTCGGGAAGAGCGGGCAGGATCCCGCGGTGGTCCTGGCCGGGGTGGACATCGTGATCACGTCCTACGCCCTGTTCCGGATCGACTACGAAACGTACGCCTCCCGCACGTGGTCCGGCCTGGTGCTGGATGAGGCGCAGTTCGTGAAGAACCACCAGTCCAAGGCGTACCAGTGCGCCCGGAAACTGCCGGCGGCGTTCAAGCTGGCCATCACGGGCACGCCCCTGGAAAACAACCTCATGGAGTTCTGGGCCCTGACCTCGATCGTTGCGCCCGGGCTGTTCTCCAGCCCCAAGCGCTTCGCCGAGTACTACCAGAAGCCGGTGGAGAAGAACGGCGACAGGGCCCAGCTGGACAAGCTGCGCCGGCGGGTCCGTCCGCTGATGATGCGCCGCACCAAGGACCAGGTGATCAAGGACCTGCCGCCCAAGCAGGAGCAGATCCTGGAGGTGGTGCTGAACCCGCGCCACCAGAAGGTGTACCAGACCCACCTGCAGCGCGAGCGGCAGAAGATCCTGGGCCTGATCGAGGACGTGAACAAGAACCGGTTCACCATCTTCCAGTCGCTCACGCTGCTGCGGCAGCTCAGCCTGGACGCCTCGCTGATTGACCCGTCGCTCTCCGGCGTGCGCTCCAGCAAGCTTGACGTGCTGTTCGAGCAGCTGGAGGACCTGGTGGCGGAGGGCCACCGCGCGCTCATTTTCAGCCAGTTCACCGGCTTCCTGGGCAAGGTGCGGGAGCGGCTGGACGAGGAAAAGATTGAGTACTGCTACCTCGACGGCGGCACCCGCAACCGTGCGGACGTGGTCAACGAGTTCAAGAACGGCAGCGCGCCGGTGTTCCTGATTTCGCTGAAGGCCGGCGGGTTTGGTCTCAACCTCACCGAGGCGGACTACGTGTTCCTGCTGGATCCCTGGTGGAACCCGGCGTCGGAGGCGCAGGCCGTGGACCGGACCCACCGGATCGGGCAGGCCCGGAATGTGATGGTCTACCGGCTGGTGGCCAAGGACACCATCGAGGAAAAGGTCATGGCGCTGAAGGCCCGCAAGTCGCAGCTGTTTTCCGATGTCATGGAGGGCGACGCCCTGGCTGGCGGAGCCATCACGGCGGAAGACCTTGCGGGGCTTTTCCAGGAGTAGCGGTGAAGGCGGGGCTTTGTGCCCTACGTACGGTTCGGGCTGCGCCTTAACCTGAAACGGGCAGAGCGGCTGGGGCGCCTGCCGAATTCCTGGAGGCAAACAGTGAAATCGGCAAACACAAGCATCATTACCGGCGTCATCCTGATTGCGGTCGGCGTGCTGCTGCTGCTGGACCTGCTCGACGTGGTCGAGAGCGCGGCCTATGTGCCCATTATGATCTTCACCGCGATAGGGGCTGTGTTCGTGTCCCTCTTCATCCGCGGCCGGGAGTACTGGTGGGCGGCGATCCCCGGATCGGTGTTCCTGGGCCTGGCGGCGGTGGTTGCCGTCACCCAACTCACAGGGGGTGCCGCGGGAGCGAGCTTCCTGTTCCTGTTCATGGCCGCCGGATTTGCCGCGGTTTACCTTCGCCAGCCAGCCAACTGGTGGGCCGTGATCCCGTGCGGGGTGATGTTCACGCTGGCACTCATCGTGGCCCTCCCGCCGCAAGTGCAGGGCATGCCCACCGCCGCCGTCCTGTTCCTGGGCCTTGCCGCCACCTTTGGCGTGCTGTCCGTTCTTCCGGTCCAATCGGCCGGTCAGGCCGACCGGATGAAGTGGCCCTTGATTCCCGCCGCCGTCCTTGCAGTGCTCGGGATGATTTTCGCGCTGCAGTCCACGGCGCTGCTCCTCGCCGCGGACTATGTTGTGGTTGCCGTCATGATCCTGGCGGGCATCGCCCTGCTGGTCTACGCCTTCCGGGCACGCCATGGCGGACAGGACAGGGCACATGGGTGAGTCCCTGCACCGAACATCAGGCACGACAAAGGGCCAGCCCCCGGAACTATAAGCCAGCTGCTGCTGGCACCGGTCCGGAGGTTGGCCCTCTGCCTGACTCGTCATCCGGATGGCCTGCATCCGGGATTTTGTCGGTCCGCTAGCTGCGCTGCGGGGAACCCAGCTCCACCGGATCTTCATCCGTGAGGTAGGCGAGTTCGGAGTGGGCGGCGAGGTCGATCCCGCGCATCTCGTCTTCCGGCTTAATGCGCAGCCCGATGGTCCGGTCGAGGATCTTCGCCAGGATCCAGGTGATGCCGAACGAGTAGGCCAGCACGGTGACTGTTGCGAGCGCCTGGACGCCCAGCAGTTCCACGCCGCCGCCGTAGAAGAGCCCGCTGACTCCGTTCGGGGCAGCATCGGTGGCGAAGAGGCCGATCAGCAGGGTGCCGAGGATGCCGCCCACCAGGTGGACACCAACCACATCCAGCGAGTCATCGAAGCCGAGGCGGAACTTGAGTTCGATGGCCAGCGAGCACACGGCCCCGGCAATCGCGCCGATGGCCACAGCGCCGAGCGGGCTGACAGAACCACAGGCGGGAGTGATGGCCACCAGCGCCGAGATCAGGCCGGACGCGGCGCCCATGCTGGTGGCAGCTCCGTGGCGAAGCCGCTCAACGAGGGCCCAGGCGAGGAGGCCTGCCGAGGCAGCGACGGCGGTGTTCAGGAAGACCACCGACGCCGACTGGCCGGCGGACAGCGCCGAGCCGGCGTTGAAGCCGAACCAACCGACCCAGAGGAGGCCTGCGCCCACCAGCACCAGCGGGCGGCTGTGCGGCTTGGCGTGTTCCACTTTCGGCCACCCGGAGCTCTTGCCGAGCACCAGTGCCAGGGCGAGGGCGGCCGCACCGGCGTTCATGTGCACGGCGGTGCCGCCGGCGAAGTCGATGGCCTTGATCCCGCTGGCGATCCAGCCGCCGGTCACGCTGCCGTCCGCCGAAGAGAAGGCGAAGACCCAGTGCGCGATGGGGAAGTAGACGATGGTGGCCCAGATGCCGGCGAACAGCATCCAGGCGCCGAATTTCATGCGGCCCGCTGCAGCGCCCGCCACGAGTGCCGTGGTGACGCAGGCGAAGAACAGCTGGAAGGCAGCGAACAGGATGACCGGGATGGACGCCTCCTCATCCACGGCCAGCAGCTGCCCCATGCCGGGGAACTCGGTGACGTCACCGATCAGCCCCAGTCCGCCTACCGAGTTCCCGAACGCCATCGAGTACCCGAACAGTGCCCAAAGGACGGCCACCAGGCTGGCGCCGCCGAAGCACATCATCATCATGTTGAGAATGCGGCGCGACCCCACCATGCCCCCGTAGAACAGGGCCAGGGCGGGGATCATCATGCAGACCAGCGCCGAGCTGGCCAGTATCCAAGCGACATTTCCCGAATCCATGGGAAACCCCTTTCGTGATGCGAAGAGAGAACGGAAATCGCCCGTTGAGGCCACTCCGGAGGAGGGACGCGGAGTCAGTACCACGTTCATCGGAGGGCAGCTATTGCCGTCTGGTTCCAACTGTATGGCGGCCATGAAGGGGTGGGTTTCGGGTGTGTTAAATCATCGTTTCAGTCATCCGCATCCGAGTTTCAGCCGTCCCGCTGATCGCAGGAGCAGGGCAGGAACTGCGGGACGGGCAGCACCAACGCAGGGCCCCTTGAGCCAAACCTGAGCTGATGTCCGCACGCCGGCTCCCTGCCGTTCACTGCACATTCACAGTCCTGTTAGTGGCACGGTGTGGATTGGGACTACCCATTACTCCGCACCTTGAATTGAGCATCCCTGTGCCACCCATGTCCCTGCTGCGCCGAGGCGCCGGGCTTCTGTTATTGGTCGCCGTGTTCCTGGTCTCCGGGGGCCTTCCCGCCTACGCCCATGTCAGGGATTCCACAGGCTACTCGAAGATCACGGCCAACGGCGCAGAGGTCTCCTACGCCCTGAGCCTCGAATACGAAATGCTCGCTCGGGCGGTGGACCTTGGGCCCGAAGCCTTGTCGGCCAGCGACGACGCCCAGAGAGGTGCCCTCCTGACCGCCGCGCGGGGCAACGTCGAAGCGTACCTCTCGGAGCGCGTCACCATTTTCCTCGACGGGGCAGCGTGCAGGCCCGCTTTGGAAGGCACTGCCATCAGGAGCCGTGACGGGGTTCCCTACGCCGAGCTGGACCTCGCGTACGGCTGCGGGGCGGTCCCGGGCTCGTACCAGATCAAATACGGAGTCTTCAGCGCCTCCGACGCCGCGGCCGACGACCATTCGAACGTTGTGGAGTACGCGCTGGGCGGTCAGGAAGGCCAGACGGTCCTGGACAGCGGCCACGCGGAATTCACCGTGGGAGGCGGATCCGTGGCAACGGCAGCCGCCCGCTTCGGGGCCATGGGCGTGGAACATATCCTGTCGGGTTTGGACCATGTGCTGTTCGTCGTCGCACTGGTTCTGGGTGCGGCCAACCTGCGGAGCCTGCTGGGGGTGGCCTCCATGTTTACCCTGGCCCATAGCGTGACCCTCATCAGCGCGCTCCTCGGCTGGATCAACATCCCCTCAGTGGTGGTGGAACCGCTGATCGCCCTGTCTATTGCCTTTGTGGCCATCGAAAACCTGCTTGGCGCAACGCGCCGGCGGCTGCCGGTGGTGTTCGTCTTCGGTTTGCTGCACGGACTGGGCTTCGCCGGATCCCTCCGCGTCACCGATGACTTCAGTTGGAGCCTGGTCACGTCCCTGCTCAGCTTCAACGTCGGAATTGAGGCGGGGCAGGCACTGCTGCTCCTGGCCGCCTTTCCCCTGATCCTGCTCGTGCGCCGGAGCGGCTGGTCCGTTCCGGTGTTGCGTGGGGCGACCATCACGGTCGCAGCTGTTGGTCTCTTCTGGTTCATTGAAAGGTTCCTTTTCGCATGAAACTCACACGCCCGGCACCCGACCCCCAAGCGGGTTCCGGGAAGCGCAACCTACGCCTGGCCCTCTATGCCAGCACAGCCGCCCTCGGCGGCCTTGTCATCGCCGCACCGGTGAGCACCGCCGTCGGCGAGGCGCTTAACCCGCCATCCGCAGCGGTCTCCGGCACGGTCTTCGAGGACCGCAACGGCAATGACGCCTTCGACCCGGGAGAGCCGGCCCTTCCCGGCGTCTCGGTGTCCGACGGTGCGACCGTTGCGGTAACCGATGCGAACGGCAAGTACAGCCTGGAAACGCGCACCGAGCGGCGGAACACAGACATAGTCTTCGTCACCCAGCCCGCGGGATACTCCGTGGGCACGGACGAATTCATGGCGCCCCGCTTCTACCGCAACCTGGGCCTGCTGGCAGCGGACGAGAAGAAGACCGCGGATTTCGCGCTGACCAAGGATGCAAAGTCTGAACGCAGCAACTTCACCTTCGGCAACATCGCCGACCCGCATGTGAATGCGCAGCTCCCGGAACAAATCCAGGAAATCAACGCCACCGGCCAGGAACTCGGCTTCATCCAGGTAAGCGGCGACCTCACCAACAACGCCACCGACGCGGAATTCAACACCTACAAGGCCGCCACTTCCCTGTCGAAGGTTCCGGTGTGGCCGGCCGTGGGCAACCACGAGTACACTTCCGGCACCGGTTACGCCAACCGCATCAACAACTACCGCAACCACGTGGGCCCCGAGTGGTACTCCTTCGACTACGGGAACCGCCACTTCCTGGTGCTTGAGAACAACGGCAGCGCGCCCTTCGACGAGCAGCTGGAGTGGGCCAGGCAGGACCTGGCAAAGAACGTCGGGGACAAGGAGCTGGTAGTCCTGACCCACCAGCCGATGAACGTGCCCTTTGGCTCGCAGAACATGTACGACCAGTACGGCGCCCTGCTCGAGCAGTACAAGGCGCAGCTCATCCTGGTGGGCCACGAGCACTCCAACGACGTGGAGCCGGACAGTGCGTTCGCCAGCACCGCCAAGCACGTCCAGACGACCTCAAGCTCCTACACCATCGACAACTCACCCCGCGGCTTCCGGTACGTCTCCATGACGGACGAATCCTTCGAGAACCCGGTCCGCAATTACGGCGCGGAGAAGGACCTGACCATCACCAGCCCGGCTGACGGCAGCAGCATCCCCCTGGACGGTTTTCCGGGCATCCAGGCCAACGCCTATGACACAACGGACGCTCCCGTCAAGGTCCAGTTCAGGATCGACGGCGGAAACTGGCGCCCGCTGGCATCCACCGGAGAGTTCACCTGGCACTCCGACCTGCAGGGTGACCTCCGCAAGGCCGGCAAGCACACGGTCGAGGTGCAGGCCACGGATGCCACCGGAGCATCGTGGAACAAGACCTCCACCTTCACCTTTACCGCCGAAAAGGCCATCACCCCGGTGAAGGGCGCCGACTGGTCACAGCACCACGGCGACCAGGGTCACACCGGCGTCGCAGCGGACCGCATTGATGCGGGACAGCGCCTGGCCTGGTCCTACCGGACGGAGGGCACTTTCCTGACGGGTTCACCCGCACTCGTCAACGGCGTGGTCTACGCCGGCACACGTGATGAAAACGGCGATGGCAACAGCGCGGTGCACGCCGTGGACCAGGCCACCGGGAAGCAGCTGTGGAGCTACAAGGTGCCGTCCTCGGTGCACGGAAGCATCGCCGTCTCCGACGGGCTGGTCTTTGTTCCCACCCTCCGTGGCAGCCTCTTCGCCGTCGACGCTGCCACCGGGCAGCTGAAGTGGCAGCACGATCCGGAGCCCGCGCCCG contains:
- a CDS encoding RNA polymerase sigma factor; the encoded protein is MEEPLVLSTLAQEETDIFEGTAGTDPAVLFGAAYRSFAGPVQGYLRARGVDDPEAVTQDVFLAFYPKIGALTGGLQGAKSLLFSIAHARMVDYYRRLERRPQLSPYDPEQDARTTPSAEHTVELQGGAAAMLDGLSEEHQEVLALRVVADLSVEQVAGIMGKSTGAVKQLQRRALHNLKAQTLQRNQAKS
- a CDS encoding protein tyrosine phosphatase, producing the protein MSLFTVLATSKVAAGVLAAGTIAVGGTGAAAVSGVLPAEAQQTAHNLFGAPAPKAAAEAAADAQATAEAAADAAAGTEASAAATADAEAAGDATVTDRNVSGQASASAGANTAVDAAGAAALGLCTAFTNGGLDASAEGFSSLVIAAEGEANIGSFCADVVAEADTAAEAGAAATGSAAVDAELPEAPAVPAVPAVPGVDGEPAVPAIPAVPAEGGNVVDAPSVSVR
- a CDS encoding DUF5655 domain-containing protein — its product is MPTDPEATKKAGTWRLMVDNNRALLLRKTGKDTAHWVEQARAAGIKDDGGLRTWMRDSFGVTGYARYAVSWEMFGYPDFMLRDADELIDGQYAHHPQLRPIADAILGWASATEGVQVQMRKGYVSLHSPRRKFAQVTRTTNTAVDVTLRLDAPAEGRIQAARARADDPFTRKVRLTSADQVDDELLDILVTALEQNS
- a CDS encoding DEAD/DEAH box helicase, producing the protein MPSQPDESTALAIQTPAINDRSLAAGLAYAMGSRVSGISFDAATGLMLGKVRGGADVPYSTTAKLVRKGGGWSCTVGVCSCPVRKDCKHVAALLFAAEDSPAIRVQLLTPSTSAQVSRNPSGPGLSDWEQALSPLISQPGTAPSGAGVPLALQFEVEEPAPHFSYTGRRDPLRSVRQLKARPVIMGAKGKWIRGDVSWTTLNYLNFRRECNPAHVEWMQEFLAGHSAAAGRTYNSSGFWLGLNSYAGKNLWSLLADARKIGLALVHSRGSEPVRLAEVPAAVGLNLGRYGTPATEPAAGAPATEQASDGGLELAPTITVEGAEVDPASVGTIGRPAHGIFFTSGEASLPGVPDPDGTITLAPLESGLSEELLAFVTAGSTLHIPAKDESRFLTGFYPKLKQTARVTARDESVELPALAVPTLSLLANYGADHRVRLHWEWHYKTGTMVTAQPLWRHPGDHGYRDDAAEARILEGVGQPWDTVPALGESATDGWGTPRLAASAELKGLDTLAFTEEVLPRLREAPDVEVDTVGEIAEYREAEEAPVVSISTKATEQRDWFDLGIQISLEGQPVSFAAVFSALAAGQTKMLLPSGAYFSLDLPELHQLRALIEEARSLQDNKDAPLQISRFQAGLWDELAQLGVVDEQAAAWRSAVGGLLEGGMDGLPLPDTLNADLRPYQLEGFNWLTFLYRHSLGGILADDMGLGKTVQALALMCAAKELSLAAAGQDSASDAGAPFLVVAPTSVVGNWAAEAARFAPGLKVHAVSETFGKSGQDPAVVLAGVDIVITSYALFRIDYETYASRTWSGLVLDEAQFVKNHQSKAYQCARKLPAAFKLAITGTPLENNLMEFWALTSIVAPGLFSSPKRFAEYYQKPVEKNGDRAQLDKLRRRVRPLMMRRTKDQVIKDLPPKQEQILEVVLNPRHQKVYQTHLQRERQKILGLIEDVNKNRFTIFQSLTLLRQLSLDASLIDPSLSGVRSSKLDVLFEQLEDLVAEGHRALIFSQFTGFLGKVRERLDEEKIEYCYLDGGTRNRADVVNEFKNGSAPVFLISLKAGGFGLNLTEADYVFLLDPWWNPASEAQAVDRTHRIGQARNVMVYRLVAKDTIEEKVMALKARKSQLFSDVMEGDALAGGAITAEDLAGLFQE
- a CDS encoding ammonium transporter, which encodes MDSGNVAWILASSALVCMMIPALALFYGGMVGSRRILNMMMMCFGGASLVAVLWALFGYSMAFGNSVGGLGLIGDVTEFPGMGQLLAVDEEASIPVILFAAFQLFFACVTTALVAGAAAGRMKFGAWMLFAGIWATIVYFPIAHWVFAFSSADGSVTGGWIASGIKAIDFAGGTAVHMNAGAAALALALVLGKSSGWPKVEHAKPHSRPLVLVGAGLLWVGWFGFNAGSALSAGQSASVVFLNTAVAASAGLLAWALVERLRHGAATSMGAASGLISALVAITPACGSVSPLGAVAIGAIAGAVCSLAIELKFRLGFDDSLDVVGVHLVGGILGTLLIGLFATDAAPNGVSGLFYGGGVELLGVQALATVTVLAYSFGITWILAKILDRTIGLRIKPEDEMRGIDLAAHSELAYLTDEDPVELGSPQRS
- a CDS encoding HupE/UreJ family protein; the encoded protein is MSLLRRGAGLLLLVAVFLVSGGLPAYAHVRDSTGYSKITANGAEVSYALSLEYEMLARAVDLGPEALSASDDAQRGALLTAARGNVEAYLSERVTIFLDGAACRPALEGTAIRSRDGVPYAELDLAYGCGAVPGSYQIKYGVFSASDAAADDHSNVVEYALGGQEGQTVLDSGHAEFTVGGGSVATAAARFGAMGVEHILSGLDHVLFVVALVLGAANLRSLLGVASMFTLAHSVTLISALLGWINIPSVVVEPLIALSIAFVAIENLLGATRRRLPVVFVFGLLHGLGFAGSLRVTDDFSWSLVTSLLSFNVGIEAGQALLLLAAFPLILLVRRSGWSVPVLRGATITVAAVGLFWFIERFLFA